A section of the Pseudovibrio sp. M1P-2-3 genome encodes:
- a CDS encoding type VI secretion system Vgr family protein has protein sequence MSKSATDSSEDIAFFLNMDGASYVVESLQVEERLSQVPTYELVIADISTPLADLIGKHTNLACSKAVYTNNVKPRSFAGIIVKAQRILGANGLASIQLLVRPSLCILELGKNSAIYQNLNTIEIWGKVLENNNVSTLKLSGVRSLPPRGTCIQYEEDDLAFCQRLLSEEGHVYFFSDGKDPEALTIHDPSKPFPSFGKAIELEDVLGIADRGTYHAKELDHTHRLTPATSQIATYDAQKVHTLKAGPASSSSLSIKEKPSVYRYIPLARDVLSSAEMGKVAGAEQAGEVTLKGVTEHPALHIGQTINLGSNTFNAPPKNLTLTAFTYSWSRGSTLHATFEATPQELKLFPKRLPKPQMTSVHNAVVIGSKEGSPACDEQGRVQVKFFWDITEDQQETSGFIRVAETFAGNAKGALFLPRVGQEVLISFLQGDPDLPIITGQIYNEQHKHPFSSANTTRSGFVTGLGEKNNELEFEDAEGNEKIGVRAAKDLEVLVEENALKDVKKLETTTIGETSNLTIGQDQVTVVKNKTDFSTGEREVKTEKKDSLAAQEIELSADTKITLKVGSSKLEITPSAITISAAQLNLEGKSQLNGKSSGPLSLEGLSTELKAQTTNNVTGLQVTMEGQAQVSIKAPLSEVNSQGPLMLKGLPTMIN, from the coding sequence ATGAGTAAATCTGCCACCGATAGTTCCGAGGATATTGCATTTTTTCTCAATATGGACGGCGCATCTTATGTGGTTGAGAGTTTGCAGGTTGAGGAGCGCCTTTCACAAGTACCAACTTACGAGCTGGTTATTGCAGATATCTCAACTCCTCTTGCAGACCTTATTGGTAAGCACACAAACCTAGCCTGCAGTAAAGCTGTCTACACCAACAATGTGAAGCCCCGCTCGTTTGCAGGCATCATTGTAAAAGCACAAAGGATACTTGGCGCCAACGGCCTTGCCAGTATCCAGCTTCTGGTTCGCCCTTCCCTTTGTATTCTGGAGCTAGGCAAAAACTCGGCCATCTATCAAAACCTGAATACCATTGAGATCTGGGGGAAGGTGCTGGAGAACAATAATGTATCCACCCTGAAGCTCAGCGGCGTCAGATCCCTTCCCCCTAGAGGGACCTGCATTCAGTATGAAGAGGACGATCTGGCCTTTTGCCAAAGGCTGCTTTCTGAAGAAGGCCATGTCTATTTCTTTTCAGATGGTAAAGACCCCGAGGCCCTGACAATTCATGACCCTTCCAAGCCTTTCCCCTCATTTGGAAAGGCCATTGAACTTGAAGATGTTCTGGGCATTGCAGACAGAGGCACCTATCATGCGAAAGAGCTGGATCATACCCACAGGCTAACCCCAGCAACAAGCCAAATCGCCACCTATGACGCTCAAAAAGTGCATACCCTCAAAGCAGGTCCGGCGAGTTCCAGCTCGCTAAGCATCAAGGAAAAACCCTCCGTCTATCGCTATATTCCTCTGGCAAGAGATGTTCTGTCCTCTGCGGAAATGGGAAAAGTAGCTGGCGCGGAACAAGCCGGTGAGGTCACACTCAAAGGTGTAACCGAGCACCCCGCTCTTCATATCGGCCAAACCATAAATCTTGGCTCAAACACGTTCAACGCTCCGCCAAAAAACCTGACGCTCACTGCCTTCACCTACAGCTGGAGCCGTGGCAGCACATTACACGCAACATTTGAAGCCACGCCGCAAGAACTCAAGCTCTTTCCAAAGCGGTTGCCAAAGCCACAAATGACCAGTGTGCACAACGCGGTTGTCATCGGTTCCAAAGAAGGCTCTCCGGCCTGTGACGAACAAGGGCGTGTTCAGGTCAAGTTCTTTTGGGATATCACCGAAGATCAGCAGGAAACATCGGGTTTTATTCGAGTTGCCGAAACATTCGCCGGCAATGCAAAAGGCGCCCTTTTCCTGCCCCGCGTTGGTCAGGAAGTCTTGATCTCGTTTCTTCAAGGCGATCCGGACCTCCCCATCATTACCGGGCAGATTTACAACGAACAGCACAAGCATCCTTTTTCTTCAGCAAATACAACAAGGTCCGGTTTCGTTACCGGCCTTGGAGAAAAGAACAACGAACTTGAGTTCGAGGACGCGGAAGGCAACGAGAAGATTGGCGTACGGGCTGCGAAAGATCTCGAGGTTCTGGTTGAGGAAAACGCACTCAAGGATGTTAAAAAACTCGAGACCACAACAATCGGAGAAACATCAAACCTGACCATCGGGCAGGATCAGGTGACAGTTGTAAAAAACAAGACGGATTTTTCAACGGGCGAACGTGAGGTTAAAACCGAGAAAAAGGATAGCCTTGCAGCTCAGGAGATCGAGCTGTCCGCCGACACGAAAATCACCTTGAAGGTTGGAAGCTCGAAACTTGAGATCACGCCCTCCGCCATCACCATCAGCGCGGCGCAGCTTAATCTGGAAGGCAAGTCCCAGTTAAATGGCAAGTCCAGCGGCCCCCTTTCTCTGGAGGGGCTGAGTACTGAATTAAAAGCGCAGACAACCAATAATGTAACGGGCCTGCAAGTGACAATGGAAGGTCAAGCTCAGGTCTCCATCAAAGCCCCACTCAGCGAAGTCAACAGCCAAGGCCCATTGATGCTCAAGGGCCTACCAACGATGATTAACTAA
- a CDS encoding DUF6931 family protein, producing MLKKIPFTGTKEILARFALSAEAKPLLQPRFSPLEAMERLIEASLLTDYVNFVAHALPPREGICWALAIQHDYFLKDTQEAPQIREAVRSWVHSPSEDKRRQILAKAEEVGTSVPTGWLCYAVGWNGSGSIADPKGPVVLPPPYLHAKALLGAVALIPINSEGEIQSLLKTAHKATLQVANGDWPTVF from the coding sequence ATGCTTAAGAAAATTCCGTTCACGGGCACCAAGGAAATTCTGGCACGCTTCGCCTTGAGCGCAGAGGCCAAGCCACTCCTTCAGCCCCGCTTTTCACCTCTCGAAGCTATGGAGAGGTTGATTGAGGCGTCACTTCTCACGGACTATGTGAATTTTGTAGCCCATGCCTTGCCCCCACGAGAAGGAATTTGCTGGGCGTTGGCCATCCAACACGACTATTTCCTGAAAGACACACAAGAAGCCCCCCAAATTCGCGAGGCAGTTCGAAGCTGGGTGCACTCCCCAAGCGAGGACAAACGCCGCCAGATATTGGCAAAAGCGGAGGAAGTGGGAACCTCTGTCCCCACTGGCTGGCTGTGTTATGCGGTTGGCTGGAATGGTTCGGGAAGCATTGCAGACCCCAAAGGCCCTGTTGTCCTGCCCCCTCCCTATCTCCACGCCAAGGCATTGCTGGGGGCTGTGGCGTTGATCCCGATAAACTCTGAAGGAGAAATTCAAAGCCTCCTCAAAACAGCGCATAAGGCCACGCTTCAAGTTGCCAACGGTGACTGGCCAACTGTTTTCTAA